The Candidatus Eisenbacteria bacterium genome contains the following window.
CCGACGTCGAAGCCCTCGATGCTTATGAAGCCCTCGCTCGTCGAGAAGGCATTCTGCCTGCGCTCGAGTCTGCACACGCGCTCGCCGAGGCTTTGAGGCGCGCTCTTCGCACGGCGGGCTCCGCTGATCTGCTGGTCAACCTCTCGGGCAGGGGGGACAAGGATCTCGAGACGGTCATGCAGGCGCGCGCCGTCAGGAGCTTCTGCGTGGAGCGGAACCAAGCCCGTACAGAGGTCAAGCCGTGAGCGACCGATACGCCAGCATGTTTGCGAGGCTCCGGCGACGGGGCCAGATCGCCTTCGTCCCGTTCACCATGCTCGGGGATCCGAATCCGCAGTCGAGCCTCGAGGTCCTCAAAGCCATGGCAGAAGGGGGCGCCGACGCGCTGGAGCTTGGGATCCCCTTCTCGGATCCGACCGCTGACGGCCCGACGATTCAGGCCGCGGCCCGAAGGTCCCTGACGGCCGGGACCACGCCTGCAGACTGCCTCGTCATGATCCGCGCGATGCGGTCGGCTTTCCCAGATCTTCCCCTGGGCCTCCTGGTCTATGCGAACCTCGTTGTCGCTAACGGGGTCGAGAGATTCTACGCCGAAGCGGCAGCGGCAGGTCTCGACTCAGTTCTGGTCGCTGACGTACCGACTCTTGAAGCCACACCCTTTTGCGAAGCCGCGCGAGGGGCGAGAGTCGATCCCATCCTCTTGCTCCCCCCGAACGCGAGTCCCGCCTGTTTGGACAAGATCGCCGGCGAATCCAGGGGCTATACGTACGTGGTGAGCCGGAGGGGCGTGACGGGGGCGGACGAGGAGATCAGTCTGCCGGACAGCAAGCTTCTTCGGGAACTCGCCCTCCGGAATGCGGCGCCTCCCCTCCTCGGATTCGGCATCTCCCGTCCCGAACATGTCGTCGCCGCACGGAAGGCAGGCGCGGCCGGCGTGATCTGCGGTTCTGCGGTGGTTGAACGCGTCGAGGCGCAACTCGCAGGTGGGACCGGGGCGATCGTCAAGTGCGTGCGGTCGTTCGTGGCGGAGATGAAGGCAGCCACGAGTGAGAACCGTTAGCGGGGCGGAGTGATGGACGACGCGAGGCGGGTCAGGGGAACCGGACAGTCGAACAGTTGTCTCGGGACGAACGATGGCTGATCCAATTACATTAGAGGCTCCAGGCTCGAAGAGCGCGACCCAGCGTGCCTTGCTGCTCGCCTCCCTCGCGCCCGGAACTTCCACTCTTCGGGGAGCACTCGACTGTGACGACGCGCGGGCGTTGCGCGGGGCGCTCCAGCGGCTCGGGATTGATGTACGAACCGAAGGTACGGAGTGGACCGTGCAAGGCGGCGTCTATCGGTCCCCCTCCGAACCTCTGTTCTGCGCCGAGGCAGGGACCTGCCTACGCTTCCTAGCGGCGGCTTCGTTGCTCATCGAGGACCGCGTCACGCTGGACGCAGCTGAGCAGCTCCGGCGCAGGCCGGTCCGCGAAGTCGTCGATGCGCTGCGCGTGCTCGGGAAGCGGGTCGAGCACCTGGGCGCAGAGGGGTTCGCTCCATTCGTCGTATCTCAGGAAGGTCCTATCCCGGGTCGGGTCCGGGTCGATGCAAGCGGTACGAGCCAGTTTCTGTCGGGGCTCCTGATGCTCTCTCCCTTGCTGGGAGGAATGGAGGTTACGGTGACCGGCAAGATCGCGTCGCGCGCATATGTGGAGCTCACCCGCACGATGATGGTCCGCTTCGGCGGTCCTGCAATCGAGGATCTGGGAACCGGCTTCCGCGCGCCCGCCGGGTCCTATCGGCCGACTCAGATACAGATCGAAGCGGACTGGTCATCAGGGGCCATGCTGCACGTCGCGGGCTGGCTGACTGGCCGCCGGGTGTCGATTCCGAATCTGGATCCCCACTCCACACAGGGCGATCGCAGGATCGTAGATTTCCTGCATGAACTGGGGCGGCCCCGCCCTCACACCTTCGATCTGTCGGACTGCCCAGACCTGATCACTCCTCTCGCCGTGGCCTGCGCCTTCGCATCGCAGCCGAGCGTGATCGGCGACGTCGCGCACGCGAGGCTCAAGGAGTGTGACCGGATCGCCGCGGCGGCAAAGATGCTGGCCGAGGTCGGCATCACAGTGGAGGAGCGCCGCGACGGTCTGCGGATCTTCCCCGGTGAAACCCTCGGGGACGATCCTCGGACCTCTCCGCCCTTCGCGCGCCTGGGTGCCCGGATCGAAGACTTCGGGGACCACCGCATGGCGATGGCTGCGGGTTTGCTCTCGTTGCGCGTTCATGGAGTGCACACAGCGAATCCCGAGTGTGTTCAGAAGTCCTTTCCGCGGTTCTGGGAAGTGCTGGAACGGTTGCGGTGCTCGATCGATCGATAGCCCCGTATGGTCAAGAAACTCAGCCGAGGCGCAACTCACGCTCGCGC
Protein-coding sequences here:
- the trpA gene encoding tryptophan synthase subunit alpha, whose protein sequence is MFARLRRRGQIAFVPFTMLGDPNPQSSLEVLKAMAEGGADALELGIPFSDPTADGPTIQAAARRSLTAGTTPADCLVMIRAMRSAFPDLPLGLLVYANLVVANGVERFYAEAAAAGLDSVLVADVPTLEATPFCEAARGARVDPILLLPPNASPACLDKIAGESRGYTYVVSRRGVTGADEEISLPDSKLLRELALRNAAPPLLGFGISRPEHVVAARKAGAAGVICGSAVVERVEAQLAGGTGAIVKCVRSFVAEMKAATSENR
- the aroA gene encoding 3-phosphoshikimate 1-carboxyvinyltransferase, whose amino-acid sequence is MADPITLEAPGSKSATQRALLLASLAPGTSTLRGALDCDDARALRGALQRLGIDVRTEGTEWTVQGGVYRSPSEPLFCAEAGTCLRFLAAASLLIEDRVTLDAAEQLRRRPVREVVDALRVLGKRVEHLGAEGFAPFVVSQEGPIPGRVRVDASGTSQFLSGLLMLSPLLGGMEVTVTGKIASRAYVELTRTMMVRFGGPAIEDLGTGFRAPAGSYRPTQIQIEADWSSGAMLHVAGWLTGRRVSIPNLDPHSTQGDRRIVDFLHELGRPRPHTFDLSDCPDLITPLAVACAFASQPSVIGDVAHARLKECDRIAAAAKMLAEVGITVEERRDGLRIFPGETLGDDPRTSPPFARLGARIEDFGDHRMAMAAGLLSLRVHGVHTANPECVQKSFPRFWEVLERLRCSIDR